In Embleya scabrispora, the DNA window ACGCCGTGCGTGGCACGGTTGGCGATGTCGTTGGTGCCGGCGGCGAGCGCGCCGGTGCAGATCGCGGCGAGCAGGCAGGTCAGGGTCAACGCGACGAGCAGCCCGGCCAGGTGCGCGCGCCCGGGCCCGACCGCCGCCGAGGCGGTGTGCCGGGCCGCCGCGGGCTCGACCGTGACGGCCACGCGCGTCAGCCACACCGCGACCGGCATGATCGCGGCCGCCGCCCACGCGAACGAGGACAGCAGCGGATCGCCGCCCGCCACGCCGATGCCCATCACGGCGGCGTAGAGCAGGACCGGCGGCACCCACCGATACGAGAGCAGCAGCAGCGCCGCCTGATAGCGCACCACGGCGGAGATCACGCGCCGTCTCCTTCCCGATGGACCGCCCGGACGCTGATCCCGGGCACGGCGGTGAGCAGATGCCGCAGCAGCGCGTCGGAGTGCGCGGTACTGCTGTGCAACCGCACCACGCCGGGCCTGCTCTGCTCGCGGACGGGATCGCCCGGGAGTCGGTCCAGTTCGGGGCTCGGCCCGGTGTCGATGTCGATCAGCACCCGGATCGCCTGGGCCTCGGGAATCGCCGCGACGACCGCGCCCGCCTCGACCCGATAGGTCTCGTACACCTCGTCGGCGAGCCGTCGGGGGTCGTGGTCGACGAAGACCACGGTGGCGCCCGCTTCGACGCGTTCGACCACGCAGCCGTCCAGGACGTCGCGCGAGGGCTGGTCGAGCCCGGTCCACGCCTCGTCCAGGACCAGCAGATCCGGTTCGGCCAGGAACGCCTGAGCCACCGCCACCTTTTGGCAGGTGCCCTTGGACAACCCGCGCAGCGGCGCGCGTATCTTGTCGGCGAAGCCGAGGCGTTCGGCCCACTCGTCCGCGCGGCGCCGGCTCTCCCGGCCGGTGAGGCCGTGCAGTCGGCCCAGGTGGGTCAGGTATCGCCGGGCGGTGAACGGCAGTTCGGGCGGGAAGCGCTCGGGGACGTAGGCGGCCGTGCCGCGTTCGGTGACGCTGCCCGTGGTCGGCTCGCACACGCCGGCCACCACCCGCAGGAGAGTGGACTTGCCGCCGCCGTTGCCGCCTTCGACCCGGATCAGCGCGCCGCGCGGCAGCTGCAGGTCCACCGCGCGCAACACCCACGGGCCGCGCAGGCCGTATCGCTTGCCGACACCCGTCAGGTGCACCGCCGTCCCCCTTCGCCGAACCTCGGCAGCAGACCTTACGGCAGCACGGGGGCCGGCACACCCCGCGGCCGGCCGGGCAAGGGAGCCAACTGCCTTGGCCGGCAGGGGCCGACGCGCGAACGGGCCCGTCGCCGAGGCGACGGGCCCGTTCTGGTGAACTCCGGTGCGCGGTGCCCTACAGGTCGGTCTTGGAGACCTTCGGGGCCTCCGCCTTCAGCTTGGCCCCGGCCGCGTTGGGGACCGGGTCGGGCTGCTTTTGGCAGACCGCGTCGGCCGGCCCGTGGCCGTTGCCCTTCGGGGTCTTCCCGGTGATCAGGTACTCGTTCAGGTAGTTGTCCAGGCAGGTGCTGCCGCTGAGCGAGATGCCGTGGTTGCGCCCGCCCTGCTCGACCACGAGGGCCGAGTCGCGCAGCAGGCGGTGCATGGTGACGCCACCCTCGTACGGGGTCGCGGCGTCGTTGGTCGCCTGGAACAGCAGCGTCTTGGGCAGCTTGTCGTTGGCGACGTTCACCGGCTTGAGGCTGCTGGTGGGCCAGAACGCGCACGCCGCGTTGAACCAGACGTTGTTCCAGGTCAGGAACGGCGCCTTGGCGTAGGTCTTGACCGCGTCCCGGTGCCAGGTGGCCCAGTCCTTGGGCCACGCCGCGTCCCGGCACTGGGTGGCCAGGTAGCCGCTGTTGATGTTGTCGTTGCCGGGACTGGCCGCCGCCAGGTCCTCGTAGGCGGTACGCAGCGGACCGGTGACGTGGTCGACCGCGTAGCCCGAGAAGCCCTCGGCCAACTCGGCCCAGAAGGCGTCGTTGTAACCGCCCTGCGCGAACGCGTCCTCGAGTTCGGAGGCGCCGACGACACCCTCGGCCGGCGTCTTCTCCAGTGACGCGCGCATCGCGTACCAGGCCTTCTCGACCTGGGCCGGGTCGGTGCCCAGGCGGTAGTTCGCGTCGTACTTGGCGACCCAGGCGAAGAACGCCTTCATGTTGGCGTCGAACGCCACGTCCTGGGTCAACTGGCCGCCGTACCAGACGCTGTCCCTGCTCGGGTCGACGATGCTGTCCAGTACCAGGCGCTTGACCCGGCTCGGGAACAGCTTGGCGTAGACCGAGCCGAGGTAGGTGCCGTACGAGTAACCGAAGTAGCTGATCTGCTTGGCCCCGAGCGCGGCGCGGATCGAGTCCATGTCCGCGGCCTGGGCCGGCGTGTTCATGTACTTCAGGAAGTCGCCGTACTTCTCACCGCACGCCTTGGCGAAGGTGTACACCCGCTTGATGTTGGCGAATTCGTCGCCGAAGTCGTTCGGGACGGTGCTCGGACGGACCGGGTTGTTGAAGCCGGGGACGCAGTCCAGGTGCGGTTCGCTCGCGCCGGCGCCGCGGGGATCGAAGCCGATCACGTCGAACTGCGCGGCCACCTCGGGACGCAGGTTCTTCGCGACGTAGCCGGCCAGACCGCGGCCGGGCGCGCCGGGACCGCCGGGGTTGACCAGGAGCGGGCCGAGCGACTTGGCGGCGGTGTGCGGAATCCGCGACACCGCGATCGTGATCTTCTGCCCGCCGGGACGACTGTGGTCCATCGGGACCTGCAACGAACCGCATTCCAGCGTCGGATAATTCGAGCTGCCGCAGCTCTTCCAGGCGATGGGGGTGGACGCGGACTCCGCCGAGGGTGCCGGGGAGTCGTCCGCCAGGGCCGGTGGGGCGAGGGTCAGGAGCCCGCCCACCAGTGTCGTGGCGGCTGCGAACGCGACGAGAGTGTGTCTCTTCACGTGGGTGTTCCTCCATGTGACGGAGCTGTCACGAGTGACATCGACGCCGCAGATGCTGCCGTGCGGAGGACCGATGCGACGAGGGGACGGTCGGTACGGAACGGAAATCCTTGCCAAGGAGAGTGGTTACCGTTACCCAAATTTTGGGTTTGAACCGCGATACGTCCGTTTGGCCGCTTATATCGGCTACCTGACGGGCAGTCAGCCGCGTGCGGACCGTATCCGACGCGCGTAGCGGCGCCGGTGGTCGGCTCCCGTCCGGGCGCGGGACGGGCCCTCGTCGGGCCCGACCCGCGATCCGCCGGCCGTGCGGGTGAATCAGCCCCGATACGGCGGCGTCTGGCCCCAGTCCCAGCGCGGCATGGGTGTTTCGGGCAGGGGCGGCGGGTTGGGGCCGGAGTAGATGATCGCCATCCGGGTGCCCCACTCGAGGTAGTAGGCCAGCACCCCCCGGAACTCCGGGTCGGCGGGCAACTCCACGTCGTCGGCCGTCTCCAGGAGCAGCGCCACCCAGCGTCGCCGCTGTGTCTCGTCGATCCCCCGGCCCAGGTGCTTCGAGGCCATGTGCCGGTGCCCGCCCGACTCGGTGCTGTAGCGCGCCGGGCCGCCGAACACCTCGGCCAGCCACGACGCCACGTGCTCGGCGTGGTGCGCGTCCATGCCGGCGAACACCGGGGCCAGGATCTCGTCCTTCGCCACCCGCTCGTAGAACGTGGTGAACAACTTCTCGAACGCGGGCGCGCCGCCCGCCCATTCGTACAGCGTCGGCGTCGACCCGCCCCGGCCGGCCACCTCGGTCACCGCGTAGTGCCGCATCTCCTCGATCGCGGCCACGTACGGCCGGATCGCGGCGAGGAAGGCGGCGAAGTGCGGGCCCTCGCGGAAGCCGTTCAGGTGCTCGTCGGTCGAGGTCCAGCGGATGCGCAGGATGTACGCGGACGGCTCCTCCGCGCATCGGCTCAACTCGTAGTCCACACACTCCGGCGCGGCCGCCAGCGACTCGGCCGCGCGGGCGTAGGCGGCCTCGAATGCCCCGGCCTCCGCCTCGGCGATCGTGTAGCGGATGTATTCGACGATCATGAACGGTCCCCCATGCCACGCGCTGGTTCGATCGCGTCAACCATAGGCAGGATCACCGGCGCGGTGATCATCGACGCGACCCGATTTCGCGGACCGCGTATGGGTGCAGCACGCACGCCGGGCACCGTGAAGCGCCGAAACCCGTCCCCCGGTCCCGCCGGGCGCGACGCGGCGGGATCGGGACGGACGGGTCCCGGGCCGGC includes these proteins:
- a CDS encoding group II truncated hemoglobin; this translates as MIVEYIRYTIAEAEAGAFEAAYARAAESLAAAPECVDYELSRCAEEPSAYILRIRWTSTDEHLNGFREGPHFAAFLAAIRPYVAAIEEMRHYAVTEVAGRGGSTPTLYEWAGGAPAFEKLFTTFYERVAKDEILAPVFAGMDAHHAEHVASWLAEVFGGPARYSTESGGHRHMASKHLGRGIDETQRRRWVALLLETADDVELPADPEFRGVLAYYLEWGTRMAIIYSGPNPPPLPETPMPRWDWGQTPPYRG
- a CDS encoding alpha/beta hydrolase, giving the protein MDHSRPGGQKITIAVSRIPHTAAKSLGPLLVNPGGPGAPGRGLAGYVAKNLRPEVAAQFDVIGFDPRGAGASEPHLDCVPGFNNPVRPSTVPNDFGDEFANIKRVYTFAKACGEKYGDFLKYMNTPAQAADMDSIRAALGAKQISYFGYSYGTYLGSVYAKLFPSRVKRLVLDSIVDPSRDSVWYGGQLTQDVAFDANMKAFFAWVAKYDANYRLGTDPAQVEKAWYAMRASLEKTPAEGVVGASELEDAFAQGGYNDAFWAELAEGFSGYAVDHVTGPLRTAYEDLAAASPGNDNINSGYLATQCRDAAWPKDWATWHRDAVKTYAKAPFLTWNNVWFNAACAFWPTSSLKPVNVANDKLPKTLLFQATNDAATPYEGGVTMHRLLRDSALVVEQGGRNHGISLSGSTCLDNYLNEYLITGKTPKGNGHGPADAVCQKQPDPVPNAAGAKLKAEAPKVSKTDL
- a CDS encoding ATP-binding cassette domain-containing protein; translation: MHLTGVGKRYGLRGPWVLRAVDLQLPRGALIRVEGGNGGGKSTLLRVVAGVCEPTTGSVTERGTAAYVPERFPPELPFTARRYLTHLGRLHGLTGRESRRRADEWAERLGFADKIRAPLRGLSKGTCQKVAVAQAFLAEPDLLVLDEAWTGLDQPSRDVLDGCVVERVEAGATVVFVDHDPRRLADEVYETYRVEAGAVVAAIPEAQAIRVLIDIDTGPSPELDRLPGDPVREQSRPGVVRLHSSTAHSDALLRHLLTAVPGISVRAVHREGDGA